From a region of the Brevibacterium siliguriense genome:
- a CDS encoding AMP-dependent synthetase/ligase, translated as MSSTTMPQSSTPVVGFEVDTASSTTDIFLNTVAENPNRPLVAKPDGDGWDELTAAEFLAEVKAAAKGLIALGVGVGDRIAIFGPTSYEWTLSDYAIWYAGGISVPFYDTSSESQLNWMLTDADVTRGLVATAEHADRVRAAAAAGGREEPALRVWDEGAFADLTEAGKNVSDDELEAARSQVTSESVATIIYTSGTTGKPKGCVLTHANFVQTAQAARHQIPSVLDTKMRCLLFLPQAHVFARFIEVLAISNGAVLAHQSDLTKLTDAMGSFRPSFILGVPRVFEKVFNSALATAQAGGKEKIFRRAEQVAVAYSKALDTGKVPAGLRLQHALFDKLVYSKLRAVMGDNVTHAVSGGGALGSHLGHFFRGLGIIVLEGYGLTETTAPITVNIPEKSKIGTVGVPLPGVSVAIAPDGEILTKGVPVFLEYWNNPEATAKEFHDGWFGTGDLGSLDDDGYLTINGRKKEIIVTSSGKNIAPAPLEDVLRRHPIIGQPVLVGENRKFVSALIFLDSEMLPAWLKNHDLPQMDLCEAASDDAVHAEVAKAVEQMNKTVSRAEGVKKFTILPIELTEDNGYLSAKQSVKRHLINKDFAAEIDALYAG; from the coding sequence ATGAGCTCAACGACCATGCCGCAGTCGTCAACACCCGTCGTCGGTTTCGAGGTCGATACCGCCTCGTCGACGACCGATATCTTCCTCAACACGGTAGCTGAGAACCCCAACCGGCCTCTGGTCGCCAAGCCCGACGGGGACGGTTGGGACGAACTGACCGCGGCCGAATTCCTCGCTGAGGTCAAGGCGGCCGCGAAGGGACTCATCGCCTTGGGCGTGGGAGTCGGTGACCGGATCGCAATCTTCGGCCCCACCTCCTATGAGTGGACGCTCAGCGACTATGCCATCTGGTACGCCGGCGGAATCTCCGTGCCGTTCTACGACACCTCCTCGGAGAGCCAGCTCAACTGGATGCTCACCGACGCCGATGTCACACGTGGGCTCGTCGCCACCGCCGAGCATGCCGATCGGGTGCGGGCAGCGGCCGCGGCCGGCGGACGCGAGGAGCCGGCCCTACGGGTCTGGGACGAGGGCGCTTTCGCCGATCTCACCGAAGCCGGCAAGAACGTCAGCGATGACGAACTCGAAGCCGCCCGCTCACAGGTCACGTCCGAATCTGTGGCTACGATCATCTACACCTCCGGCACCACCGGCAAGCCCAAGGGCTGTGTGCTCACCCACGCGAACTTCGTGCAGACCGCCCAGGCCGCGCGCCACCAGATCCCCAGCGTTCTGGACACGAAGATGCGCTGCCTGCTGTTCCTGCCGCAGGCTCACGTCTTCGCCCGGTTCATCGAGGTCCTGGCCATCAGCAACGGTGCTGTGCTGGCCCACCAGTCGGACCTGACGAAGCTCACCGACGCCATGGGCAGCTTCCGTCCCTCGTTCATCCTCGGCGTGCCCCGCGTCTTCGAGAAAGTCTTCAACTCCGCACTTGCGACCGCTCAGGCGGGAGGCAAGGAGAAGATCTTCCGCCGTGCCGAGCAGGTCGCCGTCGCCTATTCGAAGGCACTCGACACCGGCAAGGTGCCTGCCGGCCTCAGACTCCAGCACGCCCTGTTCGACAAGCTCGTCTATTCGAAGCTGCGCGCGGTCATGGGCGACAACGTCACTCATGCGGTCTCCGGCGGCGGCGCACTCGGCTCTCATCTCGGCCACTTCTTCCGCGGACTGGGCATCATCGTCCTCGAAGGCTACGGACTCACTGAGACCACGGCACCGATCACCGTCAATATTCCGGAGAAGTCGAAGATCGGAACCGTCGGCGTGCCGCTGCCGGGCGTCTCGGTGGCGATCGCTCCCGACGGTGAGATCCTGACCAAGGGCGTGCCGGTCTTCCTGGAGTACTGGAACAACCCCGAGGCCACGGCCAAGGAGTTCCACGACGGCTGGTTCGGCACCGGTGACCTCGGCTCACTCGATGACGACGGCTACCTCACGATCAACGGCCGCAAGAAGGAGATCATCGTGACCTCCAGCGGCAAGAACATCGCCCCGGCTCCGCTCGAGGATGTGCTGCGTCGTCATCCGATCATCGGCCAGCCGGTCCTCGTCGGTGAGAACCGCAAATTCGTCTCGGCGCTGATCTTCCTCGATTCGGAGATGCTCCCGGCCTGGTTGAAGAACCATGATCTGCCGCAGATGGATCTGTGCGAAGCCGCCTCCGACGATGCGGTCCACGCCGAAGTGGCCAAGGCAGTCGAGCAGATGAACAAGACCGTCTCGCGCGCCGAAGGAGTCAAGAAGTTCACGATCCTGCCGATCGAACTCACCGAGGACAACGGCTACCTGTCGGCCAAACAGTCGGTCAAACGTCACCTCATCAACAAGGACTTCGCCGCCGAAATCGACGCGCTCTACGCGGGCTGA